A single Streptomyces mirabilis DNA region contains:
- a CDS encoding VOC family protein has translation MLHHVELWVPDLERTVRSWGWLLERLGCEPYQEWPQGRSWRRGETYLVVEQSPALRTDSHDRLRPGLNHLAFHVPDRTELDRLVAEAPSHGWSPLFSDRYPHAGGLEHCAAYLEDADGFEVELVARA, from the coding sequence ATGCTGCATCACGTCGAACTGTGGGTGCCGGACCTGGAGCGCACGGTCCGCTCCTGGGGATGGCTGCTGGAGCGCCTGGGCTGTGAGCCGTACCAGGAGTGGCCGCAGGGCCGCAGCTGGCGCCGGGGCGAGACCTATCTCGTCGTCGAGCAGTCGCCCGCGCTGAGGACGGACTCCCACGACCGCCTGCGCCCCGGCCTGAACCACCTCGCCTTCCACGTGCCGGACCGCACCGAACTCGACCGGCTTGTGGCCGAAGCACCCAGCCACGGCTGGTCGCCCCTCTTTTCGGACCGCTATCCGCACGCGGGCGGCCTGGAGCACTGCGCCGCGTATCTGGAGGACGCGGACGGCTTCGAGGTGGAGTTGGTGGCGCGCGCCTGA
- a CDS encoding ABC transporter permease: protein MGRYVARRLLQMIPVFIGTTLLIFLMVYALPGDPVRGLFGDKGGSPAVIASLRHQYGLDQPILVQYYHYMKDMILHFDFGTQIASGRPVTDVLGEAFPVTLRLGGLAFAIELVLGMALGIWAGLRAGRFADNAILLVSLLLISVPVFVLGFILKVVFAFQLNWLPPNVNDSTNFNELLMPAFVLATASLAYVTRLTRTSVAENLRADYIRTAVAKGLPRRRVVGVHLMRNSLIPVITYLGTDIGALMGGAVVTEGLFNIQGIGGTIYQSIVRREGTTLVGLVTILVLVYLLASLLVDLLYAVLDPRIRYA, encoded by the coding sequence GATGATCCCGGTCTTCATCGGGACAACCCTGCTGATCTTTCTCATGGTCTACGCCCTGCCCGGCGACCCCGTGCGAGGCCTGTTCGGCGACAAGGGCGGAAGCCCTGCCGTCATCGCCTCACTGAGACATCAGTACGGCCTGGACCAGCCGATCCTGGTGCAGTACTACCACTACATGAAGGACATGATCCTTCACTTCGACTTCGGCACGCAGATCGCGAGCGGCCGCCCCGTCACGGACGTGCTCGGCGAGGCGTTCCCGGTGACCCTCCGTCTTGGCGGGCTGGCCTTCGCCATCGAGTTGGTCCTGGGCATGGCCCTGGGCATCTGGGCGGGCCTGCGTGCCGGGCGGTTCGCGGACAACGCGATCCTGCTGGTCTCGCTGCTGCTGATCTCCGTTCCGGTGTTCGTTCTCGGCTTCATCCTGAAGGTCGTCTTCGCCTTCCAGCTCAACTGGCTGCCGCCGAACGTGAACGACTCCACGAACTTCAACGAGTTGCTGATGCCGGCGTTCGTCCTCGCGACCGCCTCGCTGGCCTATGTGACCCGGCTCACCCGTACGTCGGTCGCCGAGAACCTGCGCGCCGACTACATCCGTACCGCCGTCGCCAAGGGCCTGCCCCGGCGTCGTGTGGTGGGCGTCCACCTCATGCGCAACTCGCTGATCCCCGTGATCACCTACCTGGGCACCGACATCGGCGCGCTGATGGGCGGAGCCGTCGTCACCGAGGGCCTGTTCAACATCCAGGGCATCGGCGGCACGATCTACCAGTCCATCGTGCGGCGTGAAGGCACCACGCTCGTCGGCCTGGTGACCATCCTGGTGCTGGTCTACCTCCTCGCCAGCCTGCTCGTCGACCTGCTGTACGCGGTCCTGGACCCGAGGATTCGCTATGCCTGA
- a CDS encoding ABC transporter permease has protein sequence MPDVTKTDVQTAVATEGEATPVAVPVTKPEKSRSLWGDAWNDLRHSWIFGVSAVLIVLLLTITFFPGLFTDTDPIKGDLAKHFLQKPKLGHVFSADWLGYDQQGRSVYARTIYGTRASVAVGFGTTLAVTVVGGLMGMIAGYFGGIVDSILSRLTDVFFGIPFLLATMVVLTSFPDRTTWVVIGALAAFGWTQIARVMRGAVITTKQADYVHAAKALGASTPRIMFRHILPNTLAPVIVVSTISLGVYISAEATLSFLGLGLNGVSWGNDISDGGNQIRVAQWIMLYPSIMLSITVLAFIMLGEAVRNALDPKLR, from the coding sequence ATGCCTGACGTGACCAAGACCGACGTTCAGACGGCGGTGGCGACCGAGGGCGAGGCCACTCCGGTGGCGGTCCCCGTGACCAAGCCGGAGAAGTCCCGCAGCCTGTGGGGCGACGCCTGGAACGACCTCCGGCACAGCTGGATCTTCGGTGTCTCGGCGGTGCTGATCGTGCTGCTGCTGACCATCACCTTCTTCCCGGGGCTGTTCACCGACACCGACCCGATCAAGGGCGACCTGGCCAAGCACTTCCTGCAGAAGCCGAAGCTGGGCCATGTGTTCTCCGCGGACTGGCTGGGCTACGACCAGCAGGGCCGCAGCGTCTACGCCCGCACCATCTACGGCACCCGGGCCTCCGTGGCCGTGGGCTTCGGCACCACCCTCGCGGTGACGGTCGTGGGTGGCCTGATGGGCATGATCGCCGGATACTTCGGCGGCATCGTCGACTCGATCCTGTCGCGTCTGACGGACGTCTTCTTCGGCATCCCGTTCCTGCTCGCCACCATGGTCGTGCTGACCTCCTTCCCGGACCGCACGACCTGGGTCGTCATCGGCGCGCTGGCCGCCTTCGGCTGGACGCAGATCGCCCGTGTGATGCGCGGCGCGGTGATCACCACGAAGCAGGCCGACTACGTACACGCGGCCAAGGCCCTGGGCGCGAGCACCCCGCGGATCATGTTCCGGCACATCCTGCCGAACACCCTCGCCCCCGTGATCGTCGTCTCCACCATCTCGCTCGGCGTCTACATCTCCGCCGAGGCGACCCTGTCCTTCCTGGGCCTCGGCCTCAACGGCGTGTCCTGGGGCAACGACATCTCGGACGGCGGCAACCAGATCCGCGTGGCGCAGTGGATCATGCTCTATCCGTCGATCATGCTCAGCATCACGGTGCTGGCGTTCATCATGCTCGGTGAGGCCGTCCGTAACGCCCTCGACCCGAAGCTGCGCTGA
- a CDS encoding ABC transporter ATP-binding protein, whose product MAELSKNDEQEATPNVSDVEVVDAHSEAEAVAAIEAPVDRGEPILQVRNLKKHFPLTQGILFKRQIGAVKAVDGISFDLYQGETLGIVGESGCGKSTVAKLLMNLERATAGEIFYKGQDITKLSGRALKAVRRNIQMVFQDPYTSLNPRMTVGDIIGEPFDIHPEVAPKGDRRRKVQDLLDVVGLNPEYINRYPHQFSGGQRQRIGIARGLALNPEIIICDEPVSALDVSVQAQVINLMERLQDEFNLSYLFIAHDLSIVRHISDRVGVMYLGKMAEIGSDEQIYDHPTHPYTQALLSAVPVPDPEAREHRERIILTGDVPSPANPPSGCSFRTRCWKAQDKCSVEIPILAVPEVFMGVDSPAAHESACHFAEEKDIVHAS is encoded by the coding sequence ATGGCTGAGCTCAGCAAGAACGACGAGCAGGAGGCCACCCCGAACGTCTCCGACGTGGAGGTCGTCGACGCCCACTCCGAGGCGGAGGCGGTCGCGGCGATCGAGGCGCCCGTCGACCGTGGCGAGCCGATCCTGCAGGTGCGCAACCTGAAGAAGCACTTCCCGCTCACCCAGGGCATCCTGTTCAAGCGGCAGATCGGCGCGGTGAAGGCCGTCGACGGTATCTCGTTCGACCTGTACCAGGGTGAGACGCTGGGCATCGTGGGCGAGTCCGGCTGTGGCAAGTCCACCGTGGCCAAGCTCCTGATGAACCTGGAGCGGGCCACCGCGGGCGAGATCTTCTACAAGGGCCAGGACATCACCAAGCTGTCCGGGCGCGCCCTGAAGGCCGTGCGCCGCAACATCCAGATGGTCTTCCAGGACCCGTACACCTCGCTCAACCCCCGCATGACGGTGGGCGACATCATCGGTGAGCCCTTCGACATCCACCCCGAGGTGGCTCCGAAGGGCGACCGGCGGCGCAAGGTCCAGGACCTGCTGGACGTGGTCGGCCTCAACCCCGAGTACATCAACCGCTACCCGCACCAGTTCTCCGGCGGTCAGCGTCAGCGCATCGGCATCGCCCGTGGTCTCGCGCTCAACCCCGAGATCATCATCTGCGACGAGCCGGTGTCGGCGCTGGACGTGTCGGTGCAGGCGCAGGTCATCAACCTGATGGAGCGGCTCCAGGACGAGTTCAACCTGTCCTACCTCTTCATCGCGCACGACCTGTCGATCGTCCGGCACATCTCGGACCGGGTCGGCGTCATGTACCTCGGCAAGATGGCGGAGATCGGCAGCGACGAGCAGATCTACGACCACCCGACGCACCCCTACACCCAGGCGCTGCTGTCGGCCGTCCCGGTGCCGGACCCGGAGGCCCGTGAGCACCGCGAGCGGATCATCCTGACCGGTGACGTGCCGTCCCCGGCCAACCCGCCGTCCGGCTGCAGCTTCCGCACCCGCTGCTGGAAGGCCCAGGACAAGTGCTCCGTGGAGATCCCGATCCTCGCGGTGCCCGAGGTGTTCATGGGCGTGGACTCGCCTGCGGCGCATGAGTCGGCGTGCCACTTCGCCGAGGAGAAGGACATCGTGCACGCGTCCTGA
- a CDS encoding peptide ABC transporter substrate-binding protein → MRGATHAKWAAGAAAVALVATACGGGGGGGGGSGGASGVLSSSWGDPQNPLEPSNTNEVQGGKVLDMIFRGLKRYDARTGAAQNMLAQKIDTSDSQNFTITVKDGWKFSNGEPVTAQSFVDAWNYGASLKNNQKNAYFFGYIEGYDKVHPETGTQSADTLSGLKVTGAHTFTVKLNQKFSTFPDTLGYVAFAPLPKAFFSDHAAWLKKPIGNGPYTVDSYAKGSMMSLRKWDAYPGTDKAQNGGVDLKVYTDNNTAYTDLMAGNLDLVDDVPAAQLKNVKSDLGGRYINTPAGIIQTIAFPFYDKAWDKSGMENVRKGLSMAINRDQITSTIFQKTRTPASDWTSPVLGAAGGFQDGLCGASCRYDPAQAKKLIQDGGGLPGGQIKISYNADSGSHKEWIDAVCNSINNAMGNDKACVGNPVGTFADFRNQIGQHKMPGPFRAGWQMDYPLIQNFLQPLYYTNASSNDGKWSNKDFDKLVDQANAETDKAKAIQLFQQAEGVVRDNMAAIPLWYQNGSAGYSDRISGVALNQFSVPVYNEIKVS, encoded by the coding sequence ATGCGTGGAGCGACGCACGCCAAATGGGCCGCCGGCGCGGCGGCGGTGGCCCTCGTGGCGACCGCCTGCGGTGGCGGGGGCGGCGGGGGTGGCGGCAGTGGCGGCGCGTCCGGAGTGCTCAGTTCCTCCTGGGGAGATCCGCAGAACCCGCTGGAGCCGTCCAACACCAACGAGGTGCAGGGCGGCAAGGTCCTCGACATGATCTTCCGGGGTCTGAAGCGGTACGACGCCAGGACCGGCGCTGCCCAGAACATGCTGGCGCAGAAGATCGACACCTCGGACTCGCAGAACTTCACGATCACCGTCAAGGACGGCTGGAAGTTCAGCAACGGAGAGCCCGTCACCGCCCAGTCCTTCGTGGACGCCTGGAACTACGGGGCCAGTCTCAAGAACAACCAGAAGAACGCCTACTTCTTCGGGTACATCGAGGGCTACGACAAGGTCCACCCCGAGACGGGAACGCAGAGCGCGGACACGCTGTCGGGACTGAAGGTCACCGGCGCCCACACCTTCACCGTCAAGCTCAACCAGAAGTTCTCGACGTTCCCCGACACCCTCGGCTACGTGGCCTTCGCGCCGCTGCCCAAGGCGTTCTTCAGCGACCACGCGGCCTGGCTGAAGAAGCCGATCGGCAACGGGCCCTACACCGTCGACTCGTACGCCAAGGGCTCGATGATGTCCCTGCGGAAGTGGGACGCGTACCCGGGGACGGACAAGGCGCAGAACGGCGGGGTGGACCTGAAGGTCTACACGGACAACAACACCGCCTACACCGACCTGATGGCGGGCAACCTCGACCTCGTCGACGACGTGCCCGCCGCTCAGCTCAAGAACGTGAAGAGCGACCTCGGCGGCCGGTACATCAACACCCCGGCCGGCATCATCCAGACCATCGCCTTCCCGTTCTACGACAAGGCCTGGGACAAGAGCGGCATGGAGAACGTCCGCAAGGGCCTGTCCATGGCGATCAACCGGGACCAGATCACCAGCACGATCTTCCAGAAGACCCGCACCCCGGCCTCCGACTGGACCTCACCGGTGCTCGGCGCGGCCGGCGGCTTCCAGGACGGCCTGTGCGGCGCCTCCTGCCGGTACGACCCCGCGCAGGCGAAGAAGCTGATCCAGGACGGCGGCGGACTGCCCGGCGGCCAGATCAAGATCTCGTACAACGCGGACAGCGGCTCCCACAAGGAGTGGATCGACGCCGTCTGCAACTCCATCAACAACGCGATGGGCAACGACAAGGCCTGCGTCGGCAACCCCGTCGGCACCTTCGCCGACTTCCGCAACCAGATCGGGCAGCACAAGATGCCGGGTCCCTTCCGGGCCGGCTGGCAGATGGACTACCCGCTGATCCAGAACTTCCTTCAGCCGCTGTACTACACGAACGCCTCCTCCAACGACGGCAAGTGGTCCAACAAGGACTTCGACAAGCTCGTCGACCAGGCGAACGCCGAGACCGACAAGGCCAAGGCCATCCAGCTCTTCCAGCAGGCCGAAGGGGTCGTACGGGACAACATGGCCGCCATCCCGCTCTGGTACCAGAACGGCAGCGCGGGCTACTCGGACAGGATCTCGGGCGTGGCGCTCAACCAGTTCAGCGTGCCCGTCTACAACGAGATCAAGGTCAGCTGA
- a CDS encoding ABC transporter permease codes for MGRYVIRRLLQMIPVFIGATLLIFLMVNVMGDPIAGLCGERQCDPATAAQLRKEFGLDKPLWQQYLTYMGNVFTGDFGTAFTGQPVTELMATSFPVTIRLTIVAILFEIVIGILLGVVTGLRRGRPVDTGVLLLTLVVISIPTFVTGLLLQLLFGVEWGWIRPSVSPDATFGELIVPGLVLASVSLAYVTRLTRTSIAENKRSDYVRTAVAKGLPRHRVITKHLLRNSLIPVVTFIGTDIGALMGGAIVTERIFNIHGVGYQLYQGIVRQNTQTVVGFVTVLVLVFLVANLLVDLLYAVLDPRIRYA; via the coding sequence ATGGGACGGTATGTGATCCGGCGTCTGCTCCAGATGATCCCGGTCTTCATCGGCGCCACGCTCTTGATCTTCCTGATGGTGAACGTGATGGGCGACCCCATCGCGGGGCTGTGCGGCGAGCGGCAGTGCGACCCAGCCACCGCCGCCCAGCTGCGCAAGGAGTTCGGCCTCGACAAGCCGCTGTGGCAGCAATACCTCACGTACATGGGCAATGTCTTCACCGGCGACTTCGGCACCGCCTTCACCGGGCAGCCGGTCACCGAGCTGATGGCGACCTCCTTCCCCGTCACCATCCGGTTGACGATCGTCGCCATCCTCTTCGAGATCGTCATCGGCATCCTGCTGGGCGTCGTCACCGGGCTGCGCCGCGGCCGGCCCGTCGACACCGGTGTCCTGCTGCTCACCCTCGTCGTCATCTCCATCCCGACCTTCGTCACCGGATTGCTTTTGCAACTGCTCTTCGGTGTCGAGTGGGGCTGGATCAGACCTTCGGTCTCCCCGGACGCCACCTTCGGCGAACTGATCGTGCCCGGACTGGTCCTCGCCTCCGTCTCCCTCGCCTACGTCACCCGGCTCACCCGGACCTCCATCGCCGAGAACAAGAGGTCCGACTACGTCCGTACGGCCGTCGCCAAGGGCCTGCCCCGGCACCGGGTGATCACCAAGCACCTGCTGCGCAACTCGCTGATCCCCGTGGTCACCTTCATCGGCACGGACATCGGCGCGCTCATGGGCGGCGCGATCGTCACCGAGCGGATCTTCAACATCCACGGCGTCGGCTACCAGCTCTACCAGGGGATCGTGCGGCAGAACACCCAGACCGTGGTCGGCTTCGTGACCGTCCTCGTGCTCGTCTTCCTGGTCGCCAACCTGCTCGTCGACCTCCTCTACGCCGTACTCGACCCGAGGATCCGCTATGCCTGA
- a CDS encoding ABC transporter ATP-binding protein: MTIIEDSVPVPAPRKGGTDDGPLLEVRDLHVEFHTREGVAKAVNGVNYSVSAGETLAVLGESGSGKSVTAQAIMGILDMPPARIPQGEILFRGQDMLKMSGEERRKIRGQKIAMIFQDALSSLNPVLSVGYQLGEMFRVHQGLSKKEAKAKAIELMDRVKIPASAARVNDYPHQFSGGMRQRIMIAMALALEPDLIIADEPTTALDVTVQAQVMDLLADLQREYNMGLILITHDLGVVADVADKIAVMYAGRIVERAPVHELYKRPAHPYTRGLLDSIPRLDQKGQELYAIKGLPPNLLRIPTGCAFNPRCPKAQDICRTDVPALLPVSEQDGTELVGRGSACHFWKETIHG, from the coding sequence GTGACCATCATCGAAGACTCCGTCCCGGTGCCCGCCCCGCGTAAGGGCGGCACCGACGACGGGCCGCTGCTCGAAGTGCGTGACCTGCACGTCGAGTTCCACACCCGCGAGGGCGTGGCCAAGGCGGTCAACGGTGTCAACTACAGCGTCAGTGCGGGCGAGACGCTCGCCGTGCTCGGCGAGTCCGGCTCCGGCAAGTCCGTGACCGCGCAGGCGATCATGGGCATCCTCGACATGCCGCCGGCGAGGATCCCGCAGGGTGAGATCCTCTTCCGCGGCCAGGACATGCTCAAGATGTCCGGCGAGGAGCGCCGCAAGATCCGCGGCCAGAAGATCGCCATGATCTTCCAGGACGCGCTCAGCTCGCTCAACCCGGTCCTGTCCGTCGGCTACCAGCTCGGCGAGATGTTCCGGGTGCACCAGGGCCTCTCCAAGAAGGAGGCCAAGGCCAAGGCGATCGAGCTGATGGACCGGGTGAAGATCCCGGCCTCCGCGGCCCGCGTGAACGACTACCCGCACCAGTTCTCGGGCGGTATGCGCCAGCGCATCATGATCGCGATGGCGCTGGCCCTGGAGCCGGACCTGATCATCGCGGACGAGCCCACCACGGCGCTCGACGTGACGGTCCAGGCCCAGGTCATGGACCTGCTCGCGGACCTTCAGCGCGAGTACAACATGGGCCTGATCCTGATCACCCACGACCTCGGCGTCGTCGCCGACGTCGCGGACAAGATCGCCGTGATGTACGCGGGCCGGATCGTGGAGCGTGCCCCGGTCCACGAGCTGTACAAGCGCCCCGCGCACCCGTACACGCGGGGTCTGCTGGACTCGATCCCGCGCCTGGACCAGAAGGGCCAGGAGCTGTACGCGATCAAGGGTCTGCCGCCCAACCTGCTGCGCATCCCGACCGGTTGCGCCTTCAACCCGCGCTGCCCCAAGGCCCAGGACATCTGCCGTACGGACGTCCCGGCGCTGCTCCCGGTCAGCGAGCAGGACGGCACCGAGCTGGTCGGCCGCGGTTCGGCCTGCCACTTCTGGAAGGAGACGATCCATGGCTGA